The Polyodon spathula isolate WHYD16114869_AA chromosome 23, ASM1765450v1, whole genome shotgun sequence genome has a window encoding:
- the LOC121297887 gene encoding NEDD8-activating enzyme E1 catalytic subunit isoform X3, producing MADVEEPMAVDSGCRDTGDWEGRWNHVKKFLERAGPFTHPDFEPSTESLQFLLDTCKVLVIGAGGLGCELLKNLALTGFRQIHVIDMDTIDVSNLNRQFLFRPKDVGRPKADVAAEFVNNRIPGCIVVPHFQKIQDFDDSFYRQFHIVVCGLDSIIARRWINGMLMSLLSYEDGVLDPSSIIPLIDGGTEGFKGNARVILPGMTACIDCTLELYPPQVNFPMCTIASMPRLPEHCIEYVRILQWPKENPFGAEGVVLDGDDPEHIQWVFQKSLERAVQFKITGVTYRLTQGVVKRIIPAVASTNAVIAATCATEVFKIASSAYIPLNNYLVFNDVDGLYTYTFEAERKENCSACSQVPQKLQFSSSAKLQEVLDYLTENTSLQMKTPAITATVDGKNKTLYLQTVASIEERTRPNLSRTLKELGLAEGQELAVADVTTPQTVLFKLNFTS from the exons ATGGCGGATGTGGAGGAGCC AATGGCTGTGGATAGCGGGTGTAGGGACACTGGAGACTGGGAAGGTCGTTGGAACCATGTAAAGAAGTTCCTCGAGCGAGCAGGACCATTCACACACCCTGACTTTGAACCCAGCACTGAA tCGCTGCAGTTTTTATTAGACACATGCAAGGTTCTTGTCATTGGAGCAGGGGGACTAGGATGTGAACTCCTCAAAAATCTG gctCTGACTGGCTTTCGGCAGATTCATGTTATTGACATGGATACAATAGACGTGTCTAATCTGAACAGACAATTTTTATTTAG ACCAAAAGATGTGGGAAGGCCAAAAGCAGATGTGGCTGCAGAATTTGTCAACAACCGGATCCCTGGTTGTATTGTAGTCCC acattttcaaaaaattCAAGATTTTGACGACTCATTTTACAGAC AATTTCATATTGTTGTATGCGGCCTGGATTCTATAATTGCTAGAAGATGGATCAATGGCATGCTG aTGTCACTTTTAAGTTATGAGGATGGTGTTTTGGACCCTAGTTCCATCATCCCTCTTATTGATGGTGGAACGGAAGGGTTTAAAGGCAATGCACGTGTGATTTTACCTGGAATGACAGCATGCATTGACTGCACACTTGAACTTTATCCACCACAG GTCAATTTCCCTATGTGCACTATTGCATCTATGCCACGACTACCAGAGCACTGTATTGAATATGTCAGGATACTTCAGTGGCCAAAAGAAAATCCATTTGGAG CAGAGGGCGTGGTGCTGGATGGAGATGATCCAGAACACATTCAGTGGGTGTTTCAGAAGTCCCTTGAAAGAGCAGTTCAGTTTAAAATTACTGGCGTTACATATAGACTCACACAAG GTGTTGTGAAAAGAATTATCCCAGCTGTTGCTTCTACAAATGCTGTCATTGCTG CTACATGTGCTACTGAAGTTTTTAAAATCGCTTCAAG tgcatatATTCCTCTGAATAATTATCTGGTGTTTAATGATGTAGATGGGCTCTACACGTACACATTTGAAGCTGAACGAAAG GAGAACTGCTCAGCCTGCAGCCAGGTGCCTCAGAAACTTCAGTTCTCATCATCAGCTAAACTTCAGGAGGTACTGGATTACTTGACAGAAAATACATCTTT gCAAATGAAAACtccagcaataactgcaacagtggatggaaaaaacaaaacactttatttacaa ACTGTAGCTTCCATTGAAGAGCGAACAAGGCCAAATCTTTCGAGGACATTGAAAG AATTGGGTCTTGCTGAAGGTCAGGAGCTAGCAGTTGCAGATGTCACCACACCCCAAacagtgttatttaaactcaattTCACATCATAA
- the LOC121297887 gene encoding NEDD8-activating enzyme E1 catalytic subunit isoform X1 yields the protein MADVEEPEKKRRRVEELSEKMAVDSGCRDTGDWEGRWNHVKKFLERAGPFTHPDFEPSTESLQFLLDTCKVLVIGAGGLGCELLKNLALTGFRQIHVIDMDTIDVSNLNRQFLFRPKDVGRPKADVAAEFVNNRIPGCIVVPHFQKIQDFDDSFYRQFHIVVCGLDSIIARRWINGMLMSLLSYEDGVLDPSSIIPLIDGGTEGFKGNARVILPGMTACIDCTLELYPPQVNFPMCTIASMPRLPEHCIEYVRILQWPKENPFGAEGVVLDGDDPEHIQWVFQKSLERAVQFKITGVTYRLTQGVVKRIIPAVASTNAVIAATCATEVFKIASSAYIPLNNYLVFNDVDGLYTYTFEAERKENCSACSQVPQKLQFSSSAKLQEVLDYLTENTSLQMKTPAITATVDGKNKTLYLQTVASIEERTRPNLSRTLKELGLAEGQELAVADVTTPQTVLFKLNFTS from the exons ATGGCGGATGTGGAGGAGCC gGAGAAGAAAAGAAGGAGAGTAGAAGAGCTGTCTGAAAA AATGGCTGTGGATAGCGGGTGTAGGGACACTGGAGACTGGGAAGGTCGTTGGAACCATGTAAAGAAGTTCCTCGAGCGAGCAGGACCATTCACACACCCTGACTTTGAACCCAGCACTGAA tCGCTGCAGTTTTTATTAGACACATGCAAGGTTCTTGTCATTGGAGCAGGGGGACTAGGATGTGAACTCCTCAAAAATCTG gctCTGACTGGCTTTCGGCAGATTCATGTTATTGACATGGATACAATAGACGTGTCTAATCTGAACAGACAATTTTTATTTAG ACCAAAAGATGTGGGAAGGCCAAAAGCAGATGTGGCTGCAGAATTTGTCAACAACCGGATCCCTGGTTGTATTGTAGTCCC acattttcaaaaaattCAAGATTTTGACGACTCATTTTACAGAC AATTTCATATTGTTGTATGCGGCCTGGATTCTATAATTGCTAGAAGATGGATCAATGGCATGCTG aTGTCACTTTTAAGTTATGAGGATGGTGTTTTGGACCCTAGTTCCATCATCCCTCTTATTGATGGTGGAACGGAAGGGTTTAAAGGCAATGCACGTGTGATTTTACCTGGAATGACAGCATGCATTGACTGCACACTTGAACTTTATCCACCACAG GTCAATTTCCCTATGTGCACTATTGCATCTATGCCACGACTACCAGAGCACTGTATTGAATATGTCAGGATACTTCAGTGGCCAAAAGAAAATCCATTTGGAG CAGAGGGCGTGGTGCTGGATGGAGATGATCCAGAACACATTCAGTGGGTGTTTCAGAAGTCCCTTGAAAGAGCAGTTCAGTTTAAAATTACTGGCGTTACATATAGACTCACACAAG GTGTTGTGAAAAGAATTATCCCAGCTGTTGCTTCTACAAATGCTGTCATTGCTG CTACATGTGCTACTGAAGTTTTTAAAATCGCTTCAAG tgcatatATTCCTCTGAATAATTATCTGGTGTTTAATGATGTAGATGGGCTCTACACGTACACATTTGAAGCTGAACGAAAG GAGAACTGCTCAGCCTGCAGCCAGGTGCCTCAGAAACTTCAGTTCTCATCATCAGCTAAACTTCAGGAGGTACTGGATTACTTGACAGAAAATACATCTTT gCAAATGAAAACtccagcaataactgcaacagtggatggaaaaaacaaaacactttatttacaa ACTGTAGCTTCCATTGAAGAGCGAACAAGGCCAAATCTTTCGAGGACATTGAAAG AATTGGGTCTTGCTGAAGGTCAGGAGCTAGCAGTTGCAGATGTCACCACACCCCAAacagtgttatttaaactcaattTCACATCATAA
- the LOC121298189 gene encoding TATA element modulatory factor-like: MSWFNATHLSSFAKQAFTTAQKSIDRVLDIKEEDQWGDTVMPSYDVPGTGSSASGGWGTTQWASPPEESIISGSTEAITTPVTRTVVDESEHFFSTFLSSTDLQSVKNTPVVSIPPTKVPRPKEGNKEISGTSHSRHTDLVETTGMLEIKAPTDPRPENIELTKSDLDVATGGQETVIQETLKECKEECVNEEKISDNSEIKIEFSEAKLNRSVLPTSTRTKATAGSPPDSPTKPHTASSKDLILDSKDAKSEDRQSNTPSPPVSTFSSGTSTTSDIEVLDHDSVISESSASSRQESNESKASLHLMQTSFQLLSTSACSDFQRLDDYQMLTQSSGSSDAFERIDSFSMQSLDSRSVSEINSDDELPGRACTLASFTTNPTASTPLAANPDESKSEELNDTVKDRSLEENEMEESCRSATPVNCEEPEELVESDQASSVFCTVTDEHKQTPVHPTCEEGQANPIYHNLELQKVIDDLRIRLEKRETQILAVSKDKARLEEEYDNLKDEMINLKEECCSVQSLKEEFTQRIADAEKKAQLACKERDALKKEVKTLKEELSTRLNSNETAEIMKEKDEQIRGLLEEGEKLSKQQLHNSNSIKKLRMKDKENESLLSKQSKKIKELEEELKHLQQVLDGKEEVERQHRESIKKLNSVVERQENELSRHQTDLEEFQETNRSLQAALDNSYKELAELHRAYATKDSKAQEAALSREIQAKEQLSVALEKAQEESRMQQEVLAMQVGDLRLALQRAEQQQGRKEDYLREEISELQQRLQGAETRNQELSQSITSATRPLLRQIENLQATLGAQTTSWEKLEKNISDRLGDAQAQLAAAVEKERAATEELLTIKSQMATIESQNSLMRQEKSRLQVQLESEKSKREKLEDESSREQVELENVKADYTRLLEESKKQKMLLTSQLEMEKLKVEQEKKKYFLVQEALKEKERKAFVHLALEATTSATPTLSRSSSISGVDMASLQSSFLAQDDALDHSFGPMTTSASGSNLYDAVRMGAGSSVIENLQSQLKLREGEIMQLQFEISNLEKTRTVMAEELVKLTNQNDELEDQVKEIPNLRVQLRDLDQRYNTILQMYGEKAEEAEELRLDLEDVKSVYKIQIDELLKTKK; the protein is encoded by the exons ATGAGTTGGTTTAATGCAACTCACTTGTCTAGTTTTGCCAAACAGGCTTTTACGACAGCTCAGAAATCAATCGACAGAGTTTTGGACATCAAAGAGGAAGACCAATGGGGTGACACTGTAATGCCTTCATATGATG TACCTGGAACAGGTTCTTCAGCAAGTGGGGGGTGGGGTACCACTCAGTGGGCATCTCCCCCAGAAGAATCCATAATTTCTGGATCTACAGAAGCAATCACGACCCCTGTCACAAGGACCGTTGTGGACGAATCTGAACATTTCTTCAGTACCTTTTTATCTTCAACAGACCTACAAAGTGTCAAAAATACTCCAGTGGTTTCAATACCTCCTACAAAAGTGCCAAGGCCCAAAGAGGGTAATAAAGAAATAAGTGGAACTTCACATTCTAGGCACACAGATTTGGTTGAAACAACTGGGATGCTGGAAATAAAAGCCCCAACTGACCCCAGACCTGAGAATATTGAACTAACAAAGTCTGATTTGGATGTGGCTACTGGAGGACAAGAAACCGTAATACAGGAAACACTAAAAGAGTGCAAGGAGGAATGtgttaatgaagaaaaaataagtgataactcagaaataaaaatagagTTTTCTGAAGCGAAACTAAACCGATCTGTTTTGCCCACCAGTACAAGAACAAAGGCAACTGCCGGGAGTCCTCCAGACAGCCCCACGAAgccacacacagcctcctcaaaaGACTTGATACTGGATTCAAAAGATGCCAAATCTGAAGACAGGCAGAGCAACACGCCTTCGCCTCCTGTCAGCACTTTCTCTTCAGGAACGTCAACAACGAGTGACATTGAGGTGCTTGACCATGACAGTGTCATAAGCGAGAGCTCAGCCAGTTCAAGACAAGAGTCTAACGAATCCAAAGCTAGCTTGCACTTAATGCAGACGTCTTTTCAGCTTTTGTCAACTTCTGCCTGCTCAGACTTCCAGCGCCTGGACGACTATCAGATGCTCACGCAGAGCTCTGGCTCCTCGGATGCTTTTGAGAGAATCGACTCTTTCAGCATGCAATCCCTTGATAGTCGGAGTGTTAGTGAAATAAACTCAGATGATGAATTGCCAGGCCGAGCTTGCACCTTGGCTTCATTTACCACCAACCCCACTGCTTCAACTCCTCTTGCAGCAAATCCAGATGAAAGCAAAAGTGAAGAACTGAACGACACCGTGAAAGACAGGTCACTGGAAGAGAATGAAATGGAAGAGAGTTGTCGCAGTGCAACTCCTGTTAATTGCGAAGAACCTGAAGAATTGGTAGAGTCTGATCAGGCAAGTTCAGTATTCTGCACAGTGACTGATGAGCACAAACAGACTCCAGTCCACCCTACGTGTGAGGAAGGCCAGGCAAACCCAATTTATCACAATCTGGAATTGCAAAAG GTTATTGATGATCTGAGGATCAGACTTGAAAAGAGAGAAACCCAGATATTAGCTGTCAGTAAAGACAAAGCAAGACTGGAAGAAGAATATGACaatcttaaaga TGAGATGATAAACCTGAAGGAGGAATGCTGCAGTGTTCAGTCTCTTAAAGAAGAGTTTACCCAGCGAATCGCTGATGCTGAAAAGAAAGCACAGTTAGCCTGCAAAGAGAGGGATGCTTTGAAGAAG gaAGTGAAAACACTTAAAGAGGAACTATCCACAAGACTTAATTCAAATGAGACAGCTGAAATTATGAAGGAGAAGGATGAGCAAATCAGGGGTCTGCTTGAAGAAG GTGAAAAACTTTCCAAACAGCAACTTCACAATTCCAACAGCATAAAGAAGCTGAGAATGAAGGACAAAGAAAACGAAAGCCTGCTCTCGAAACAAAGCAAAAAGATCAAGGAGTTAGAAGAGGAGCTAAAGCATTTGCAGCAg GTGTTGGATGGCAAAGAGGAAGTGGAAAGGCAGCACCGTGAAAGCATTAAGAAGCTGAACAGTGTGGTCGAGAGGCAGGAGAATGAGCTGAGCAGGCACCAGACAGACCTGGAGGAGTTTCAAGAGACAAACCGCAGCCTCCAGGCGGCTCTGGATAATTCCTACAA GGAGCTTGCAGAGTTGCACAGAGCAtatgctaccaaggacagtaaaGCTCAGGAGGCTGCACTTAGCCGGGAGATACAGGCCAAGGAGCAGTTGAGCGTGGCGCTGGAAAAGGCCCAGGAAGAGTCAAGAATGCAACAGGAGGTCTTAGCAATGCAG GTAGGAGACCTGAGGTTGGCtttgcagagagcagagcagcaacAAGGTAGAAAGGAGGATTATCTCCGTGAAGAGATCAGTGAATTACAGCAG AGACTTCAAGGAGCAGAAACTCGTAACCAAGAACTGAGCCAGAGTATTACATCAGCAACAAGACCATTGCTCCGACAGATTGAAAACCTACAGGCAACGCTTGGGGCACAAACCACCTCCTGGGAGAAACTGGAGAAGAACATCTCAGATAGGCTTG gTGATGCTCAAGCACAACTGGCAGCTGCAGTGGAGAAAGAGCGTGCCGCTACAGAAGAGCTTCTTACAATAAAATCCCAGATGGCAACTATAGAGTCCCAGAATAGCCTCATGCGCCAAGAGAAGAGCCGTCTGCAGGTTCAGCTGGAGTCAGAGAAATCCAAGCGAGAGAAACTGGAGGATGAAAGCAGCAG GGAGCAGGTAGAGTTGGAAAATGTGAAGGCTGACTACACGAGATTACTGGAGGAATCTAAAAAGCAAAAG ATGCTTCTAACAAGTCAGTTAGAAATGGAGAAACTGAAGGTTGAGCAAGAAAAGAAGAAATATTTTCTAGTTCAAGAAGCATTAAAGGAAAAG GAAAGAAAAGCCTTTGTTCATCTTGCCCTGGAAGCAACTACTTCAGCAACTCCAACCTTATCCCGGTCAAGCTCTATCAGTGGGGTTGATATGGCAAGCTTACAGTCGTCCTTCCTTGCACAG GATGATGCCCTTGATCACTCATTTGGACCAATGACCACATCTGCTAGTGGAAGTAATCTTTATGATGCTGTTCGGATGGGGGCAGGATCCAGCGTTATTGAAAACCTGCAGTCTCAGCTGAAGCTACGGGAAGGGGAGATAATGCAGCTTCAG tttgaaatttCAAACCTAGAAAAAACACGGACAGTAATGGCAGAGGAGTTGGtgaaattaaccaatcaaaatgaTGAACTTGAAGATCAGGTGAAGGAAATTCCCAATCTGCGTGTCCAGCTAAGG gaccTGGACCAGAGATACAACACCATTTTACAGATGTATGGTGAGAAAGCAGAAGAAGCAGAGGAACTTCGACTTGACCTAGAAGATGTGAAGAGCGTGTACAAAATCCAAATAGatgaacttttgaaaacaaagaaataa
- the LOC121297887 gene encoding NEDD8-activating enzyme E1 catalytic subunit isoform X2, producing the protein MADVEEPEKKRRRVEELSEKMAVDSGCRDTGDWEGRWNHVKKFLERAGPFTHPDFEPSTESLQFLLDTCKVLVIGAGGLGCELLKNLALTGFRQIHVIDMDTIDVSNLNRQFLFRPKDVGRPKADVAAEFVNNRIPGCIVVPHFQKIQDFDDSFYRQFHIVVCGLDSIIARRWINGMLMSLLSYEDGVLDPSSIIPLIDGGTEGFKGNARVILPGMTACIDCTLELYPPQVNFPMCTIASMPRLPEHCIEYVRILQWPKENPFGEGVVLDGDDPEHIQWVFQKSLERAVQFKITGVTYRLTQGVVKRIIPAVASTNAVIAATCATEVFKIASSAYIPLNNYLVFNDVDGLYTYTFEAERKENCSACSQVPQKLQFSSSAKLQEVLDYLTENTSLQMKTPAITATVDGKNKTLYLQTVASIEERTRPNLSRTLKELGLAEGQELAVADVTTPQTVLFKLNFTS; encoded by the exons ATGGCGGATGTGGAGGAGCC gGAGAAGAAAAGAAGGAGAGTAGAAGAGCTGTCTGAAAA AATGGCTGTGGATAGCGGGTGTAGGGACACTGGAGACTGGGAAGGTCGTTGGAACCATGTAAAGAAGTTCCTCGAGCGAGCAGGACCATTCACACACCCTGACTTTGAACCCAGCACTGAA tCGCTGCAGTTTTTATTAGACACATGCAAGGTTCTTGTCATTGGAGCAGGGGGACTAGGATGTGAACTCCTCAAAAATCTG gctCTGACTGGCTTTCGGCAGATTCATGTTATTGACATGGATACAATAGACGTGTCTAATCTGAACAGACAATTTTTATTTAG ACCAAAAGATGTGGGAAGGCCAAAAGCAGATGTGGCTGCAGAATTTGTCAACAACCGGATCCCTGGTTGTATTGTAGTCCC acattttcaaaaaattCAAGATTTTGACGACTCATTTTACAGAC AATTTCATATTGTTGTATGCGGCCTGGATTCTATAATTGCTAGAAGATGGATCAATGGCATGCTG aTGTCACTTTTAAGTTATGAGGATGGTGTTTTGGACCCTAGTTCCATCATCCCTCTTATTGATGGTGGAACGGAAGGGTTTAAAGGCAATGCACGTGTGATTTTACCTGGAATGACAGCATGCATTGACTGCACACTTGAACTTTATCCACCACAG GTCAATTTCCCTATGTGCACTATTGCATCTATGCCACGACTACCAGAGCACTGTATTGAATATGTCAGGATACTTCAGTGGCCAAAAGAAAATCCATTTGGAG AGGGCGTGGTGCTGGATGGAGATGATCCAGAACACATTCAGTGGGTGTTTCAGAAGTCCCTTGAAAGAGCAGTTCAGTTTAAAATTACTGGCGTTACATATAGACTCACACAAG GTGTTGTGAAAAGAATTATCCCAGCTGTTGCTTCTACAAATGCTGTCATTGCTG CTACATGTGCTACTGAAGTTTTTAAAATCGCTTCAAG tgcatatATTCCTCTGAATAATTATCTGGTGTTTAATGATGTAGATGGGCTCTACACGTACACATTTGAAGCTGAACGAAAG GAGAACTGCTCAGCCTGCAGCCAGGTGCCTCAGAAACTTCAGTTCTCATCATCAGCTAAACTTCAGGAGGTACTGGATTACTTGACAGAAAATACATCTTT gCAAATGAAAACtccagcaataactgcaacagtggatggaaaaaacaaaacactttatttacaa ACTGTAGCTTCCATTGAAGAGCGAACAAGGCCAAATCTTTCGAGGACATTGAAAG AATTGGGTCTTGCTGAAGGTCAGGAGCTAGCAGTTGCAGATGTCACCACACCCCAAacagtgttatttaaactcaattTCACATCATAA
- the LOC121297887 gene encoding NEDD8-activating enzyme E1 catalytic subunit isoform X4 — MADVEEPMAVDSGCRDTGDWEGRWNHVKKFLERAGPFTHPDFEPSTESLQFLLDTCKVLVIGAGGLGCELLKNLALTGFRQIHVIDMDTIDVSNLNRQFLFRPKDVGRPKADVAAEFVNNRIPGCIVVPHFQKIQDFDDSFYRQFHIVVCGLDSIIARRWINGMLMSLLSYEDGVLDPSSIIPLIDGGTEGFKGNARVILPGMTACIDCTLELYPPQVNFPMCTIASMPRLPEHCIEYVRILQWPKENPFGEGVVLDGDDPEHIQWVFQKSLERAVQFKITGVTYRLTQGVVKRIIPAVASTNAVIAATCATEVFKIASSAYIPLNNYLVFNDVDGLYTYTFEAERKENCSACSQVPQKLQFSSSAKLQEVLDYLTENTSLQMKTPAITATVDGKNKTLYLQTVASIEERTRPNLSRTLKELGLAEGQELAVADVTTPQTVLFKLNFTS, encoded by the exons ATGGCGGATGTGGAGGAGCC AATGGCTGTGGATAGCGGGTGTAGGGACACTGGAGACTGGGAAGGTCGTTGGAACCATGTAAAGAAGTTCCTCGAGCGAGCAGGACCATTCACACACCCTGACTTTGAACCCAGCACTGAA tCGCTGCAGTTTTTATTAGACACATGCAAGGTTCTTGTCATTGGAGCAGGGGGACTAGGATGTGAACTCCTCAAAAATCTG gctCTGACTGGCTTTCGGCAGATTCATGTTATTGACATGGATACAATAGACGTGTCTAATCTGAACAGACAATTTTTATTTAG ACCAAAAGATGTGGGAAGGCCAAAAGCAGATGTGGCTGCAGAATTTGTCAACAACCGGATCCCTGGTTGTATTGTAGTCCC acattttcaaaaaattCAAGATTTTGACGACTCATTTTACAGAC AATTTCATATTGTTGTATGCGGCCTGGATTCTATAATTGCTAGAAGATGGATCAATGGCATGCTG aTGTCACTTTTAAGTTATGAGGATGGTGTTTTGGACCCTAGTTCCATCATCCCTCTTATTGATGGTGGAACGGAAGGGTTTAAAGGCAATGCACGTGTGATTTTACCTGGAATGACAGCATGCATTGACTGCACACTTGAACTTTATCCACCACAG GTCAATTTCCCTATGTGCACTATTGCATCTATGCCACGACTACCAGAGCACTGTATTGAATATGTCAGGATACTTCAGTGGCCAAAAGAAAATCCATTTGGAG AGGGCGTGGTGCTGGATGGAGATGATCCAGAACACATTCAGTGGGTGTTTCAGAAGTCCCTTGAAAGAGCAGTTCAGTTTAAAATTACTGGCGTTACATATAGACTCACACAAG GTGTTGTGAAAAGAATTATCCCAGCTGTTGCTTCTACAAATGCTGTCATTGCTG CTACATGTGCTACTGAAGTTTTTAAAATCGCTTCAAG tgcatatATTCCTCTGAATAATTATCTGGTGTTTAATGATGTAGATGGGCTCTACACGTACACATTTGAAGCTGAACGAAAG GAGAACTGCTCAGCCTGCAGCCAGGTGCCTCAGAAACTTCAGTTCTCATCATCAGCTAAACTTCAGGAGGTACTGGATTACTTGACAGAAAATACATCTTT gCAAATGAAAACtccagcaataactgcaacagtggatggaaaaaacaaaacactttatttacaa ACTGTAGCTTCCATTGAAGAGCGAACAAGGCCAAATCTTTCGAGGACATTGAAAG AATTGGGTCTTGCTGAAGGTCAGGAGCTAGCAGTTGCAGATGTCACCACACCCCAAacagtgttatttaaactcaattTCACATCATAA
- the LOC121297889 gene encoding PRA1 family protein 3-like, with amino-acid sequence MAGIKIAPLRPWDDFYPGTDRFAKPDFGDLTKWNNRVVSNLLYYQTNYLALAIVVFLIVGFLNPLAMILGGAVVTLVFMGSVWAGENKAVIKNFKKQNPMVFVIAVMGASYFLVSLFGGVMVFIFGITFPILLIFIHASLRLRNLKNKMENNMEGVGLKKSPMGVILEALGQQEESINKIADFIASKVKE; translated from the exons ATGGCTGGAATTAAGATCGCACCGCTCAGACCCTGGGACGATTTTTACCCAGGGACCGATCGATTTGCAAAACCAGACTTTGGTGATTTAACAAAATGGAACAACAGAGTCGTGAGCAACTTACTTTACTATCAAACCAATTACTTGGCACTGGCTATCGTTGTTTTTTTGATCGTGGG GTTTTTAAACCCCCTGGCAATGATCCTCGGAGGAGCCGTGGTGACCCTGGTGTTTATGGGCTCTGTCTGGGCTGGAGAAAACAAGGCTGTGATCAAGAACTTTAAGAAACAAAACCCCATGGTGTTTGTGATTGCTGTTATGGGAGCAAGTTACTTCCTTGTCTCACTTTTCGGGGGGGTGATGGTCTTCATATTCGGTATTACATTTCCAATACTCT tgataTTTATCCATGCCTCGCTGAGACTTCGGAATCTGAAGAATAAAATGGAGAACAATATGGAAGGAGTAGGGCTGAAGAAGTCACCTATGGGGGTCATTCTCGAGGCTCTTGGGCAGCAAGAAGAAAGTATTAACAAAATTGCAGATTTCATTGCTAGCAAAGTCAAAGAGTAA